A portion of the Eubacterium maltosivorans genome contains these proteins:
- a CDS encoding ketopantoate reductase family protein: MKINKIALIGAGALGVLYGSRLTEAFGNERVYFIADQERTARYKKTPFTCNGKICDFRYVEDTMKTETVDLIIVAVKYTGIDQAVKSIRNFVGRETMIISLLNGIASEEVIAEAFGQEHLLYCVAQGMDAVKEGSDVHYDNGGILLLGSQDNTRTAPLQAVAKILETADIPYKIPCDIHYCLWNKLMLNTGVNQTAAVFETNYGGLQKEGEARDLMLKAMEEARIAAAYEGVCLTEADIAEWLRVLDSLNPEGMPSMRQDTKAHRKTEVDLFSGTICKLGKKHSFETPVNDYLYEQIHKIEEAYD; this comes from the coding sequence ATGAAAATAAATAAAATCGCATTAATCGGCGCCGGTGCACTGGGCGTGCTGTATGGAAGCCGCCTGACCGAAGCTTTTGGTAATGAACGTGTTTATTTCATCGCGGATCAAGAACGTACTGCGCGTTACAAGAAAACCCCTTTTACCTGTAATGGAAAGATCTGTGACTTTCGCTATGTTGAGGATACAATGAAAACCGAAACTGTGGACCTTATTATTGTCGCGGTAAAATATACCGGAATCGACCAGGCAGTGAAAAGTATCCGTAATTTTGTGGGCAGAGAGACCATGATTATTTCATTGCTCAATGGCATTGCCAGTGAAGAGGTGATTGCGGAGGCCTTTGGGCAGGAGCATTTGCTTTATTGCGTGGCTCAGGGGATGGACGCAGTGAAAGAGGGCTCTGATGTCCACTACGATAACGGTGGCATTTTATTGCTGGGGAGCCAGGATAACACCAGAACAGCGCCACTGCAGGCTGTTGCAAAGATACTGGAGACGGCCGATATTCCTTATAAAATTCCTTGCGATATTCACTATTGTCTGTGGAACAAGCTCATGCTGAACACTGGTGTCAACCAGACCGCAGCGGTTTTTGAGACAAATTACGGAGGGCTTCAGAAAGAGGGCGAGGCCAGAGATCTGATGCTGAAGGCTATGGAAGAAGCTCGGATAGCGGCGGCTTACGAGGGAGTTTGTCTGACAGAAGCGGACATTGCGGAGTGGCTGCGGGTTTTGGATAGTCTGAACCCTGAGGGAATGCCCTCTATGCGGCAGGATACCAAGGCGCATCGTAAAACCGAGGTGGACCTTTTTTCAGGAACCATCTGCAAGCTTGGGAAAAAACACAGCTTTGAAACGCCAGTCAATGATTATCTCTATGAACAGATTCATAAAATAGAGGAGGCATATGATTAA
- a CDS encoding TspO/MBR family protein, which translates to MSELFKKTNPKRLAACLAVPLALGSVVGKAISKDVKEYSELDKPSFAPPKWAFPVAWTTLYALMGLAKYKALEAADDEQEMAIHKADGLQLSLNFIWSFLFFKFHLRGAALIEMSILLLTILYTAKEYAKVSKTAARLMLPYILWVSFALCLNASVWHKNK; encoded by the coding sequence ATGTCTGAATTATTTAAAAAAACAAACCCAAAACGTTTGGCTGCCTGTTTAGCCGTCCCTTTGGCTCTTGGCTCTGTTGTCGGCAAGGCTATATCTAAAGATGTAAAAGAATATTCTGAATTGGATAAGCCCAGCTTTGCACCGCCTAAATGGGCATTTCCAGTGGCCTGGACAACCCTTTACGCATTGATGGGGCTTGCAAAGTACAAGGCTCTGGAAGCCGCAGACGATGAACAGGAAATGGCTATTCACAAAGCAGACGGACTCCAGCTCAGTCTTAACTTTATCTGGTCTTTTCTGTTTTTTAAATTTCATTTAAGGGGTGCAGCTCTGATCGAAATGTCTATTCTCCTCTTGACAATTCTCTATACTGCTAAAGAATACGCCAAGGTAAGTAAAACGGCCGCAAGGCTTATGCTGCCATATATTCTCTGGGTCTCTTTTGCCCTCTGCCTGAACGCCTCGGTATGGCATAAAAACAAATAA
- a CDS encoding murein hydrolase activator EnvC family protein, producing the protein MKKKSIFSLTLVLLFFISAVLSPVYAESEEELQKKKAEASQKKAEYEYQIDMKQNTAEGIENEINKAEEKIKTITDKVNAFDGQISEINTNLEMKNQQLAGTQAKQAEQEKDLEERLRVMYMFGNEGYASVLFSSTSFTDFIAKADMIRLIAQADRNVVNALETTAKQVKTQQEEIKADKEQLESLKQEQEIALASQNDIKEQEKILLAENQHVIDELQAKADAEQAVYAAADNSLAAIAAEREAQAQQQLNDWKNNQGGGNNTGSGNESGNTGDGSGSTEEQPKPDPGPAPSVGLVWPIASQYHPIYWDDMYGDRIHPITGVWTWHSGYDMAAPEGTSVFAPGDGIVTYADWNGGYGKCVMIAVDGGTVLLGHLSSIAVSEGQFVRQGEHVGGVGTTGNSTGNHLHLSFLVNGNYVDPLNYMHW; encoded by the coding sequence ATGAAAAAGAAGTCCATTTTCTCTTTGACATTGGTATTATTATTTTTTATATCAGCCGTTCTTTCACCGGTTTATGCCGAATCAGAGGAAGAGCTCCAGAAAAAAAAGGCAGAAGCCAGCCAGAAGAAGGCGGAATATGAATATCAAATTGATATGAAGCAGAACACGGCTGAGGGAATCGAAAATGAGATCAATAAGGCTGAGGAAAAAATCAAGACCATCACAGACAAGGTCAATGCCTTCGATGGCCAGATCAGCGAGATCAATACAAATCTTGAAATGAAGAACCAGCAGCTCGCAGGCACTCAGGCAAAGCAGGCCGAACAGGAAAAAGACCTGGAAGAACGTCTGAGAGTCATGTATATGTTTGGCAATGAAGGTTACGCTAGCGTCCTTTTTTCTTCAACCAGCTTTACTGATTTTATCGCTAAAGCAGACATGATCCGCCTGATTGCCCAGGCTGACCGAAACGTGGTCAATGCTTTGGAGACAACCGCAAAACAAGTCAAAACACAGCAGGAGGAGATAAAAGCCGATAAAGAGCAGCTGGAGTCCTTGAAGCAGGAACAGGAGATTGCGTTAGCCAGCCAGAATGATATTAAGGAACAGGAAAAGATTCTTTTAGCTGAAAACCAACACGTGATTGATGAATTGCAGGCAAAAGCAGACGCCGAGCAAGCAGTCTACGCGGCTGCAGATAATAGTTTAGCAGCTATTGCAGCTGAAAGAGAAGCCCAGGCGCAACAACAACTAAATGATTGGAAAAACAATCAGGGTGGTGGAAATAACACCGGCAGCGGCAATGAATCCGGCAATACCGGAGATGGCTCAGGATCAACAGAAGAACAACCTAAACCAGATCCTGGTCCTGCCCCATCTGTTGGTCTTGTCTGGCCTATTGCTTCACAATACCATCCGATTTATTGGGATGATATGTATGGTGATCGAATTCATCCAATCACAGGTGTTTGGACATGGCACAGCGGTTACGATATGGCAGCGCCTGAGGGAACCTCTGTCTTTGCTCCAGGCGATGGTATTGTGACCTATGCTGACTGGAATGGCGGTTATGGCAAATGTGTTATGATTGCTGTGGACGGTGGAACAGTTTTGCTTGGTCATTTAAGCAGTATTGCTGTTTCTGAAGGTCAGTTTGTACGTCAGGGTGAACATGTCGGCGGTGTCGGTACAACGGGTAATTCCACCGGTAATCACCTTCATTTAAGTTTCCTGGTTAATGGAAACTACGTCGATCCCTTAAACTATATGCACTGGTAA
- a CDS encoding CarD family transcriptional regulator, whose translation MYAAGDYIILEKNGIWQVSELDTDAKSGEVLYYILKNPREPDKTKSIRADSKTLLRKLASKEDLTDILSRIPYTRTIQAPNNKIREELYETAMKSYDELEWIRVIKTAYLRKEEGKQMPFEEEYSRQAKDYFHWEVSVVMDIPFNHVEDYIAASIADDLW comes from the coding sequence ATGTACGCAGCCGGCGATTATATAATACTTGAAAAGAATGGAATCTGGCAGGTATCAGAACTTGATACAGATGCCAAAAGCGGAGAAGTCTTGTACTATATCCTCAAAAATCCAAGGGAACCAGACAAGACGAAAAGTATTAGGGCAGATTCAAAAACACTACTCAGGAAACTGGCATCAAAGGAGGATTTGACAGACATTCTGAGCAGAATTCCATATACGCGCACCATTCAGGCGCCGAACAACAAAATTCGTGAAGAATTGTACGAGACAGCCATGAAGTCCTACGATGAGTTGGAATGGATACGTGTGATCAAAACCGCATATCTGAGAAAAGAGGAGGGTAAGCAGATGCCCTTTGAAGAAGAATACAGCCGACAGGCTAAGGATTACTTTCACTGGGAGGTCTCTGTGGTTATGGATATTCCTTTTAACCATGTGGAAGACTATATTGCAGCATCCATTGCGGATGATCTATGGTAA
- a CDS encoding CarD family transcriptional regulator, with product MFKINDTVLYGTEGVCEIKDITQLNFGEGMMEYYVLQPIYKDSLTIFVHTGNDHLISKMRRILSREEIEEIIRTMPEEKLLSIEDESTREIKYQEIINSGDRRAIVKLIKTIYLRQKNRKEQKKKPYATDERFLKEAEKLLYDEFALVLNVKPSQVLPLIIKQIEYSKKERVQCTQPAII from the coding sequence TTGTTTAAAATTAACGACACTGTTTTGTATGGGACAGAGGGTGTTTGTGAAATTAAAGACATCACTCAATTGAACTTTGGCGAAGGAATGATGGAGTACTATGTTTTACAGCCAATATATAAAGATAGTCTGACAATCTTTGTCCATACAGGAAACGATCATTTGATATCAAAGATGCGGCGAATTTTATCCAGAGAAGAAATTGAGGAGATTATCCGTACCATGCCAGAGGAAAAACTGCTGAGCATTGAAGATGAGAGCACACGGGAAATAAAATATCAGGAAATTATTAACAGCGGTGACCGTAGGGCTATTGTAAAGCTGATCAAAACCATATATCTTCGTCAAAAGAACCGCAAGGAACAAAAGAAAAAGCCTTACGCAACTGATGAACGTTTTTTAAAGGAGGCTGAGAAGCTCCTTTATGATGAGTTCGCACTTGTCTTAAATGTAAAGCCAAGCCAGGTTTTGCCCCTTATTATCAAACAGATTGAATACTCGAAAAAGGAGAGAGTCCAATGTACGCAGCCGGCGATTATATAA
- a CDS encoding GNAT family N-acetyltransferase, translating to MHYRKATIEDLDLLCEIRKRQLIHEGLDPVFSIDDELKAFFRKSFEDNTMIELLAVENEKIIATGAVVFYAYPPSYSNKTGMSAYITNMFTEPVYRGKGIATKILDMLVREVKSSGVTVIRLRASKFGMPVYKKYGFVEESDWLCIK from the coding sequence TTGCATTACCGAAAAGCGACTATTGAGGATCTTGATCTCTTATGTGAGATCCGAAAGAGACAGTTAATTCATGAAGGACTGGACCCAGTATTCAGTATTGATGATGAGTTGAAGGCTTTTTTCAGAAAAAGCTTCGAGGACAATACGATGATTGAGCTGTTGGCAGTAGAAAATGAAAAAATTATAGCTACGGGTGCGGTTGTTTTTTATGCCTATCCGCCGAGCTATTCAAATAAAACTGGAATGTCTGCCTATATTACCAATATGTTTACAGAGCCTGTATACCGTGGAAAGGGTATTGCCACAAAAATATTGGATATGCTGGTAAGGGAAGTGAAAAGCAGCGGAGTCACTGTAATACGTCTTCGAGCATCAAAATTTGGAATGCCGGTTTATAAAAAATATGGCTTTGTCGAGGAATCTGACTGGCTGTGTATAAAGTAA
- the def gene encoding peptide deformylase has translation MPKLPLHYNDDPVLKQKCQKVQEVDDSVRSLLDDMMNTLLLTPGAAALAANQAGILLQLIVIDYAGYHLKLVNPEILDTEGSRECIESCLSFPGRHIRTLRPRAVKVRAQDENGDVIYLNVSGEMAKCLCHEIDHLRGIVFTDRALSY, from the coding sequence ATGCCAAAGCTTCCGCTTCACTATAATGATGATCCTGTTTTAAAACAGAAATGCCAGAAGGTTCAAGAGGTTGACGACTCGGTCCGCAGCCTGCTGGATGACATGATGAATACCCTGCTGCTTACACCCGGCGCTGCCGCCTTAGCCGCTAACCAGGCCGGTATTCTTCTCCAGCTCATTGTCATTGATTACGCAGGCTACCATCTGAAGCTTGTCAACCCAGAAATCCTGGACACAGAGGGATCACGGGAATGCATTGAATCCTGTCTAAGCTTCCCAGGACGGCATATAAGGACCCTGCGGCCCAGGGCTGTCAAGGTACGCGCCCAGGATGAAAACGGCGATGTAATCTATTTGAATGTCAGCGGAGAGATGGCAAAATGTCTCTGCCACGAGATCGACCATCTGCGAGGTATTGTTTTCACTGATCGGGCTCTCTCCTACTAA
- a CDS encoding DUF2798 domain-containing protein: MPKTKLQNVIFTLLMALVMVYALICYNIALDKGGLCNAVFLLAFHELTFMWPIAVILELFVVEKLAQKLAFRIIAPESNEPIFIVFAISAITVCLMCPMMSLVATVLFKNPGSEIIAVWFQTTVMNFLMALFWQIFFAGPCVRFVFRMLFRKQIAEEFE; this comes from the coding sequence ATGCCAAAAACAAAATTACAAAACGTTATTTTCACACTGTTAATGGCCCTGGTCATGGTTTATGCTTTAATCTGCTACAATATTGCACTGGACAAGGGCGGACTGTGCAATGCAGTGTTCTTGCTGGCTTTTCACGAGCTGACATTTATGTGGCCCATTGCGGTTATCCTTGAGCTGTTTGTGGTTGAAAAGCTGGCGCAGAAACTGGCTTTTAGAATTATAGCACCTGAATCCAATGAGCCCATCTTTATCGTTTTCGCCATATCGGCAATAACCGTTTGTCTGATGTGCCCAATGATGAGCTTGGTTGCGACCGTCTTATTTAAAAATCCTGGAAGTGAGATCATTGCTGTGTGGTTCCAGACAACGGTCATGAATTTTCTAATGGCTCTGTTCTGGCAAATATTTTTTGCAGGACCCTGTGTGCGTTTTGTTTTCAGAATGCTGTTTAGGAAGCAGATAGCTGAAGAATTTGAATAA
- a CDS encoding HAD family hydrolase, with translation MKLKAEDELLIFDYDGTLHDSIQIYAPAFRKSYRALVRMGYVPEKQFTDMEISRWLGFTAQEMWQLFMPELPQKLREECSRMIGDEMVRLTQKNKALLYSGALNMLERLSAKHSLILLSNCKRRYMEVHRHCFELDKYFDDFYCAEEYHFIPKWKILQQIWTHSDRSKGIVIGDRWQDMEAAQKNGLPAVGCAYGYGSRDELAGAAKIVNDCAALYTTIKKITNPCI, from the coding sequence ATGAAATTGAAAGCTGAGGACGAATTGCTCATTTTTGATTATGACGGCACCCTGCATGACAGTATACAGATCTATGCGCCGGCATTTCGAAAAAGCTACAGAGCACTGGTAAGAATGGGATATGTGCCAGAAAAGCAGTTTACAGATATGGAGATCAGCCGGTGGCTGGGCTTCACTGCGCAGGAAATGTGGCAGCTTTTTATGCCCGAGCTGCCACAAAAGCTCAGGGAGGAATGCAGCCGAATGATCGGCGATGAAATGGTTCGGCTTACACAGAAGAATAAAGCGCTTTTATATTCTGGAGCCCTTAATATGCTGGAGCGGCTGAGTGCAAAACACTCATTGATTCTGTTGAGTAACTGTAAGCGGCGATATATGGAAGTACACCGCCACTGTTTTGAGCTGGATAAATATTTTGATGACTTTTATTGCGCCGAGGAATACCATTTTATTCCAAAATGGAAAATCCTTCAGCAGATATGGACACACTCTGACAGAAGTAAAGGCATTGTAATCGGGGACCGCTGGCAGGATATGGAGGCGGCACAGAAAAACGGGCTGCCAGCCGTTGGCTGTGCCTATGGGTATGGAAGCAGAGATGAACTTGCGGGCGCGGCAAAAATTGTGAATGACTGCGCGGCTCTTTACACAACCATAAAGAAGATTACAAACCCATGTATCTAA